AACCATTGTAAACAGAGTGCTGTTGTCGGGTGAGTGCCTGTGCCAAAAGCAAGCCCTGGGTCAAGCATCACATTTACTGCATTAGGATCTGGCACATCTCGCCAGCTCGGACAGATCCACAACCGTTTACCAAACTGCATCGGGTGAAAATTATCCATCCACTCCCGTTCCCAATCTTTATCTTCAATCTGCTCGATTTTATACGCAAAATTTGGCTCGATCACACCGCTTTGTTGTAACAATAACACAATCTGTTGCATATCGGTTTCAGCATCAAACAACGCAACCACATCGGTATTTCCCCATAGACGAGTTTCCCCCGGCAACGGCTCAAAAATCGGGGTATCTTGACTGTCCATAAAGGTTACTGATACTGCCCCAATCTCTTCTAAAAAATCGCTAATTGCTTCTGCTTTTTGATCTGTACTGTTTAAACGAATTTGTACCCATGCCATCTTATTTTCCT
This portion of the Vespertiliibacter pulmonis genome encodes:
- the prmA gene encoding 50S ribosomal protein L11 methyltransferase, whose protein sequence is MAWVQIRLNSTDQKAEAISDFLEEIGAVSVTFMDSQDTPIFEPLPGETRLWGNTDVVALFDAETDMQQIVLLLQQSGVIEPNFAYKIEQIEDKDWEREWMDNFHPMQFGKRLWICPSWRDVPDPNAVNVMLDPGLAFGTGTHPTTALCLQWLDSLDLQGKTVIDFGCGSGILAIAALKLGAKSAIGIDIDPQAILASKNNAEANGVLDRLQLFLAKDQPKDLQADVVVANILAGPLKELAPQIITLVKSQGDLGLSGILSTQAQSVCEAYQEAFALDPVAEKEEWCRITGIKK